Sequence from the Paeniglutamicibacter cryotolerans genome:
CTAAGCACTTTCCCATCCGAGAAACAGGAGCGATAGTGGTCAATCCGGTTCATCTGCGGACCCTGATCGAAGCCGTGACCCACAAGTCCTTCACCACTGCGGCGGCACGTCTGGGCTACACGGCATCGGCCGTGTCCCAGCAGATGGCCTCCCTCGAACGCGACACCGGCACCGTGCTCTTCACCCGCAGCGCGCGGAGCATCGAACCGACGCCAGCCGCGCTGACCATGGTGCGCTACGCCCGCCGCGTGTTGACCGACATCGACGCGCTGTTGGCAGCAAGCGCCGCCGCCGAACTCGGTGTCGACGGTAAGCCCGTCCAGGAACTGCGGCTGGGCATCTTCCCCTCGCTTGCCACCTATGTGCTGCCGCGCATGCTCGGCTCCAAAGACTGGGATTCACTGGGAGTCAGGCTCCAGCTGATCGTGGGCGAACCGGCCCAGACCATCCAGGGACTGCGTTCGGACGGGGAACTGGACCTGGCCCTGGTCTTCCAAGTCGGACCCGCCGGCTTGTCTTGGCCCAGCTCGCTGAATCGACAATGGATTGGAGATGACCACTTCCGCGTGGTCCTACCCCGGTCTTGGGGCATCACCGACGGCGCCGAAGTCACCGCCGAACAACTGGCGGATATGCCCTGGATCATGCACCACCCCGGATTTGCCGATGCGACGCTGATCTCCCGGCTCTTCTCGGCACTGAACCTGCACCCCCGCGTGGTGGCCTATTGCGACGATTTCAATGCATCGCTCCACCTGGCAGCCGCCGGGCTCGGGGCTGCCTTGGTGCCGGATCTGGCCATGGAGCAGGCACCCGAGGCAGTAGTGGTGGTCGATGTCCCCGAGATCCGGCTGGCCCGCAGCATCTTCTCCCTCGAACCCGGGGACCGGTCCAACCCACAGGCGCGGGTCTTCATGGACCGGCTCGCCGTGTTGCTCGCAGAGCCCCGGCTCAGCCGACCTCGGTGACCGTCCCCTTGCTGATCCGCAGCAGGCGTCCGGCCCGCCGGGCCACGGCCGAATCTGGGCTGACCATCACGATGCTCAGCCCAGCTCGCCACAGCTCCTCGAAGAGTCCCCTGATTTCATCGCGGGTGGCCTCATCAAGGTTCCCGGTCGGCTCGTCGGCAAGCAGCACCCGCGGCTTCTTGGCCAGCGCACGGGCGATGGCCACGCGTTGCTGCTGACCGCCGGAGAGTTCGCCGGGCAGGTGGGTTCTACGCTCGGCCAGACCCACGGATGCCAGCGCAGCGCTGGCCCGGGCTAGGCGTTCGCTCGGGGCCAATCGCAGCGGAGCCAGCCCCATTTCCACGTTCTCGAGGGCACTGAGCGTGGGAATCAAATTGTAGTGCTGGAAGACGAATCCGATGTCGTGGGCCCGAAGGTCCGCCAGCGCCCTGTCACCCAGTATCGTGATATCCCGTCCGGCCAGATGCACGCTGCCGGCTGTGGGCCTATCGAGTGCACCGAGCATCTGCAGCAGCGTTGATTTGCCACCCCCGGTCGTACCTTGGATCACGACCAGCTCGCCGGGCATGATCTCCAGGTCCACGCCACGCAGCGCCTTCACCGTGCGGCCCTTTTGTTGGTAGGTCTTCTCGACCTGACTCAGCCGGTACAGGGGTTCTCGTTTCGAGGACCCCTGGTCAGCAGTGGCTTGCAGGTGCTCACCTGTCTTGTTCATTATTGCCTCGCTCATGTTTTCAGGCCACCGATCGCAATGCTTCTGCCGGACGCAGTCGGGCGGCACGCCATCCACCCAGGATTCTGGCGAGTAGTCCGCCAGCGACGGCCACGGCCAGGGCCATCAGGTTCACGGAGAAGGGCAGGTGCAGCACGACGTCTGCCGCCGTGGCGACCGCTTGGGCTGCGGCCCCGCCACCACGTTCGCCACCGGACCCCGCTCCACCGCCCATGAAACCGGATCCCTGTGTCGAGCTGGCCGCGGCGGCGGTGAGCGTGGGGGAGAACAGGTTGACAATCAATATCCCGGCCACACCCGCCACGATCCCGATCACGCCACCGATCAGCGACTGGATCAGCGATTCCCCGGCGACTTGTTTGACGATGCTCGTGTTGCGCCAGCCGATCGCCTTCAACGTTCCAAATTCCCGGGTCCGTCGAGAAACCCCGGAGAGGGTCAGCAGGATGGCCAGGAGGAAAGCCACGCCCAGTACTGCCACCGAGAGCCATGTGCCCAGGGAAGCCACGAGGCCGGAGGCGGTGGACAAGGAACCGGTCACGGTGGAGCCCAGATCGGCCTGGGTATTGATGGTGTTATCCGGCAGCACGTTGGCCAGGTCCGCCTTCAGCGCGGAGACCTTGTCCGCGTTGTCGGCCAGCACGTAGAGGGTGCTGGCCATTCCGGCTTTGTCAGAGAGCTTTTGTGCCACATCCAGCGGGGTGTAGCTATTTGAAGCCGTCTCGGCCTCGGCTCCGGTGCCGGTGAAATTGGTTCCGCCAATGGAAAGCTTGTCCTTGAGGGCCAGATCGGAGCTGGTTGCGTAGGCTGCATCCAAGACCACGTTGTACTTTCCGGCATCATCGGCGCCCAGCAACCGACCGGAGCTGAGAGTCGCCGATGCCAAGGGACCCACTGTTGCTCCCTCGGCGTCTACACCCATGACGGTGAAGGAATCCACGTTGAATGCCCCTCCCCCGCCCGGGCCCTGCCGCTGCGCGTTTCCACTCGGGGAACCCATGGTGGAGCCCTCGGATCGGGAAGGGATCTCGTCGTTGAAAGTGACGTTGTTCAGTGAAAGCACGCCGGAGGCGGCTGCCACGCCAGTGCTGCCTTGCACCGTCTTCAATGCCGTGGACTTGAAGCTCGTCGATCCCCGACCGGTTGTCAACCGGGATTTGGCAACCTCTGTGGTCCTATGTCCGGTAGCGCTTCCCTCACGGGAGCCGAACTCGAATCTGGAGCCCGAGGGGCGTTCCCCGTTGGCCGGGGCTTGGGGCGCCGCTGTAATGGTGATGTCCGTGCCAAATCCGTACACCGAAGACAGGGCCTCGGATTGCGCGGTTCGGACTCCGGTCGACAGTGAGTTGACGATCATCACCAGGGCGATGCCCAGAGCCATCGCAGTGTCGCTGATTGCCGTTTGCTTTCTCCGGCCCACGAGTTCCCGCCGTAACTACCGTGCAAATATGCGATCCCTTTCACGACGTGGCTCGTTGCCGCGTCGTGAACCACGCTATGGATGAAATCTATGCCGTGGCATAGGCCGTCCTGAGTGGGGCTGTGTCCAGCTGTGTATTTCGGGTGGCGAGGTTTCCGCTGCTACTTGTACCGCTTCATGCTTGCCCCGCTGGACCGGCGAATGTTTCCGGTACCGTTCTTGGAGATCTTAGTGCCGCTGACCTTCACTGCGGCCTTCTTCGCAGCAGCCAGGCCCCCGCTGTAGGTACCCGGTTTGAACCCACCCCACCCGTTGGCAGTGATGGAGGACTTGGTGATCTTCACGTTCTTTGCCGTTGAGACGGTGATGCCGGCCTGGCCGTTGCGGTACGCGTTCACCGTCTTCAGTTCGGTCCCGCGGCCGGTGACCTGGATGCCGATTCCGTGATTGTCAGCGCTGCGCAGGGAGAAGGCCTGAGAGTGGGCACCTTTGAGCACCACGGCACCGGTGTTCGTGGCATTGGCATAGCCAACGACGCCGATCCGGCCCACCCGGGAGAACGTCGAGGTGCTCAGCGCCTTGGAACGCACAGCCAGCGAATACTTGTTCTTCTTGCTCGGAGCCTTACCCGTGTAGAGCGCGCGGTTCTTGTGATCCACCCAGTACGTACCGGCCTTGACCTTGGACTTGGCGGTGACCCGCTTCAGCGGGGAGCCATTGGCGAAGAGCAACTGAGCCGTGTTGCACTGGGCACCGGGTTTGCAGGCTGCGGACTTCTTCGCCTTGGCCGGGATGTATTTGGAGGAGATCTTGTAGATCTTGGCCGCCTTCTTGGCCTTCACCTCGATGCGCCCGTCCAGGACCGATTTGGTGCTGCCGACACCCAGCAGGGTCTGGCGCGATTTCAGCTTCACACCGGTGGGTTTGAAGGTTCCGGTGCCCAAGCAAATGACTGCTCCCTCGGGCTTTGCGTTGATCGCCTTTTGAATGCTTGCCCCGGATTTCACCGTCGTGCTGCAGTACTTCGCCGGGTTGATCGTCGAATTGGCGGTGGTGGTTCCGGACGCCGGCTTGGCAGTGAAGATCCAGGGCGAGAGCCCGTTGAACGAGGTGCGGAAGTCCCGTCCGGAAACCGTGGCTTTCTTCCCGTCCATCGAGGTGGCTGTGGCTGTCTTGATCGTCTTGTCGGTGGAACTGGCAATGGAGATCTTCGCGACGCTGGGCAGCTTGAAGAGCTTGCGGGCGTCTTTCTGAGTCAGCGAATCGGTCCAGGACCGGTAGGGGTTTTTGCTTGACACCATCGTGGACCACTCATCCTTGACACCCCTCAGGTACGCCGGAGTGGGGCCTCCCCAGACTGCGGAGGAATCACGGGTATGCCCACCGGTCGACGAGGAGTACAGAGTCTCGGCCAGAGCAGTGCCATAGGTCACCACCCGGGATTTGACCGGGCCCTTCGCTGCATTCCGCTGCACAGTTGCGTCAACGGCCGCTTTCCACGCACCAGCAGAGGTTAAACCCACGGCATCGTTTTCATGGTTCCATCCGGTGTACTTCTGAGATTTCACCTCGTCATACACGTTGCAGTCGCAGGCCGCTTTCACTGAGCCCATATTGCGCATGGCATAGGTGCGCCCGGCAATCGCCTGCGCCTGCAGTGCCGCCGGTTCCCAGAACGAGGGCATCTCGGCCAGCCCATAAAGGTATTCGTCGTTCAGCCGCATGACGCCCACGGCGTTGACCTGCTTGTCGAGGACGCCGACCTGGATCTTGCCGTGCTTGTAGGTGACTGCCCCGCGGTTCTCGGCGTTGGCCTTCTCCACGGTGAGGACCGAGATGTTTTCCGATGGCCAGGCGCGCGTGCCTTCCCAGAGGATCTCGAGCTTGCCCTTCAGCGTCACGGTGACCGCCTTGACGGGCTTCTTGTTCGGGTCCTTCAACGTGTAGCTGAGTTTGCCACCGGAGAGCTTCAGGTCCAGGATGCTGCCACGTCCTGCCACCGTGGTCTTCTTGTAGTCGCCGCCCAGATCCCGCAGCTGCATCGCCGATCCGGCGACCCTCAGCCGGGCGGTATCGGCCTTGAGCAACTGCACGCGGATGTCGGAATTGGCGTACCTGGTGCTCCAGTCCGCCTTGGAACCAGAGTAGTAGTACTCGAGAATCCGCTGGGCGCTCCAACCCTCCACCGCCATGGCCCGCGCACCGTACTGGCTCATGCCCACTCCGTGGCCCCAACCGGCACCGTTGATGGTGAAGGACGCGGGTCCACCGTTGGCGATGGCATATCCGGTTCCGTCCGGGCGCACCCCGAGGATCGCCTTGTCGAAGACCTGGCGTTTGTCCTTGCCGTAGGCGTACTGCTCGGCCTTGGGGTATCCGTATTTTCCGGTCTCCCAGCCGGTATCCGCCCACACGTTGGCCATCGCCTTGTACACGGTCACGGCCTTGCGCTTGGTCGAGTAGACCACCACCCCGTCGCGGTACGCGCGCCAGGAGCTGGCATCGCGCAGCTTGCCGGTCCCCGCATCAGCCCCGCCGAGCTTGGCCGCAGCCTTGG
This genomic interval carries:
- a CDS encoding SpoIID/LytB domain-containing protein, with product MKLISALLGTALLASLLGPVAPATAAPIQVVAAAPSIASANKAYLAKAAAKLGGADAGTGKLRDASSWRAYRDGVVVYSTKRKAVTVYKAMANVWADTGWETGKYGYPKAEQYAYGKDKRQVFDKAILGVRPDGTGYAIANGGPASFTINGAGWGHGVGMSQYGARAMAVEGWSAQRILEYYYSGSKADWSTRYANSDIRVQLLKADTARLRVAGSAMQLRDLGGDYKKTTVAGRGSILDLKLSGGKLSYTLKDPNKKPVKAVTVTLKGKLEILWEGTRAWPSENISVLTVEKANAENRGAVTYKHGKIQVGVLDKQVNAVGVMRLNDEYLYGLAEMPSFWEPAALQAQAIAGRTYAMRNMGSVKAACDCNVYDEVKSQKYTGWNHENDAVGLTSAGAWKAAVDATVQRNAAKGPVKSRVVTYGTALAETLYSSSTGGHTRDSSAVWGGPTPAYLRGVKDEWSTMVSSKNPYRSWTDSLTQKDARKLFKLPSVAKISIASSTDKTIKTATATSMDGKKATVSGRDFRTSFNGLSPWIFTAKPASGTTTANSTINPAKYCSTTVKSGASIQKAINAKPEGAVICLGTGTFKPTGVKLKSRQTLLGVGSTKSVLDGRIEVKAKKAAKIYKISSKYIPAKAKKSAACKPGAQCNTAQLLFANGSPLKRVTAKSKVKAGTYWVDHKNRALYTGKAPSKKNKYSLAVRSKALSTSTFSRVGRIGVVGYANATNTGAVVLKGAHSQAFSLRSADNHGIGIQVTGRGTELKTVNAYRNGQAGITVSTAKNVKITKSSITANGWGGFKPGTYSGGLAAAKKAAVKVSGTKISKNGTGNIRRSSGASMKRYK
- a CDS encoding ABC transporter ATP-binding protein is translated as MYRLSQVEKTYQQKGRTVKALRGVDLEIMPGELVVIQGTTGGGKSTLLQMLGALDRPTAGSVHLAGRDITILGDRALADLRAHDIGFVFQHYNLIPTLSALENVEMGLAPLRLAPSERLARASAALASVGLAERRTHLPGELSGGQQQRVAIARALAKKPRVLLADEPTGNLDEATRDEIRGLFEELWRAGLSIVMVSPDSAVARRAGRLLRISKGTVTEVG
- a CDS encoding LysR family transcriptional regulator, producing the protein MVNPVHLRTLIEAVTHKSFTTAAARLGYTASAVSQQMASLERDTGTVLFTRSARSIEPTPAALTMVRYARRVLTDIDALLAASAAAELGVDGKPVQELRLGIFPSLATYVLPRMLGSKDWDSLGVRLQLIVGEPAQTIQGLRSDGELDLALVFQVGPAGLSWPSSLNRQWIGDDHFRVVLPRSWGITDGAEVTAEQLADMPWIMHHPGFADATLISRLFSALNLHPRVVAYCDDFNASLHLAAAGLGAALVPDLAMEQAPEAVVVVDVPEIRLARSIFSLEPGDRSNPQARVFMDRLAVLLAEPRLSRPR
- a CDS encoding ABC transporter permease, which encodes MGRRKQTAISDTAMALGIALVMIVNSLSTGVRTAQSEALSSVYGFGTDITITAAPQAPANGERPSGSRFEFGSREGSATGHRTTEVAKSRLTTGRGSTSFKSTALKTVQGSTGVAAASGVLSLNNVTFNDEIPSRSEGSTMGSPSGNAQRQGPGGGGAFNVDSFTVMGVDAEGATVGPLASATLSSGRLLGADDAGKYNVVLDAAYATSSDLALKDKLSIGGTNFTGTGAEAETASNSYTPLDVAQKLSDKAGMASTLYVLADNADKVSALKADLANVLPDNTINTQADLGSTVTGSLSTASGLVASLGTWLSVAVLGVAFLLAILLTLSGVSRRTREFGTLKAIGWRNTSIVKQVAGESLIQSLIGGVIGIVAGVAGILIVNLFSPTLTAAAASSTQGSGFMGGGAGSGGERGGGAAAQAVATAADVVLHLPFSVNLMALAVAVAGGLLARILGGWRAARLRPAEALRSVA